In Chryseobacterium gleum, a single genomic region encodes these proteins:
- a CDS encoding FAD-dependent oxidoreductase — MKIAIIGGGIGGLTTALALQKNNLDVTVYESAPEIKPVGAGIIMANNAMQIFDKLAIRHKIEKAGHKISTINITDPQLKTLSDVQLNTFESKYGVSNIAIHRADLQMILAEEIGFENIKLSKRLSKIEQENGYQLTFEDGTIASADAVIGADGIKSVVRHQILNIGKLRSSKQKCWRAVIESDWTEKYNHHAYEAWGKGRRFGFVKISDHKVYWYAVVNEHLVKNPNNLAELFAEFNPEIPRMISVTPKEKIFVSDIIDLEPIYQWQKDRVCLIGDAVHATTPNMGQGACQAIEDAYVLGKLFGEGKNVEEVFTQYEKLRMKKAHYIVNTSSAIGKISHYENSLAVWLRNTLLKATPGSVNEKQMEKVFDISYQNNL; from the coding sequence ATGAAAATAGCAATTATCGGTGGCGGAATTGGTGGTTTGACAACCGCTTTAGCCTTACAAAAAAATAATCTGGACGTTACCGTTTATGAAAGTGCACCCGAAATAAAACCTGTGGGCGCCGGAATCATTATGGCTAATAATGCCATGCAGATTTTTGACAAACTTGCCATTCGCCACAAAATCGAAAAAGCAGGTCATAAAATTTCAACTATTAACATTACTGATCCACAACTCAAAACCTTATCGGACGTACAACTGAATACATTCGAAAGTAAATATGGAGTAAGCAATATTGCCATTCATCGTGCCGATTTGCAAATGATTCTGGCTGAAGAAATTGGTTTTGAAAACATTAAACTTTCTAAACGTTTATCCAAAATCGAACAGGAAAACGGTTATCAACTCACTTTTGAAGACGGAACTATCGCTAGTGCAGATGCTGTTATTGGAGCAGATGGCATTAAATCAGTAGTACGTCATCAAATTTTAAATATTGGAAAACTCAGATCTTCCAAGCAAAAATGCTGGCGTGCTGTCATCGAATCTGATTGGACAGAAAAATATAATCACCATGCTTATGAAGCCTGGGGAAAAGGTAGACGCTTCGGCTTCGTGAAAATTAGCGATCACAAAGTTTACTGGTATGCTGTGGTTAACGAGCACCTGGTTAAAAATCCCAATAATCTTGCTGAGCTTTTTGCTGAATTTAATCCCGAAATTCCAAGAATGATTTCCGTAACACCGAAAGAAAAAATATTTGTCAGCGACATTATCGATTTGGAACCGATTTATCAATGGCAAAAAGACCGCGTTTGCCTGATTGGAGATGCAGTCCATGCAACAACTCCTAATATGGGACAAGGTGCCTGCCAGGCCATTGAAGATGCATATGTCCTCGGAAAACTTTTTGGTGAAGGGAAAAACGTAGAGGAAGTTTTCACTCAATACGAAAAACTGCGTATGAAAAAAGCACATTACATCGTCAATACAAGCTCAGCCATCGGTAAAATATCCCATTATGAAAACAGTCTGGCAGTTTGGCTCCGCAATACTTTATTAAAGGCAACACCTGGCTCTGTTAACGAAAAACAAATGGAAAAAGTTTTTGATATTTCGTACCAGAACAATTTATAA
- the rocD gene encoding ornithine--oxo-acid transaminase, translating to MSTAEQTKNSQYFIDLEDKHGAHNYHPLPVVLDRGEGVFVWDVEGKRYYDFLSAYSAVNQGHSHPKIVGALVEQAQKLALTSRAFYNSKLGEYEQKITSLFGFDKVLPMNSGAEAVETAVKLARKWSYEVKGIAENAAKIIVCENNFHGRTTTIVSFSNDPDANQNYGPFTPGFIKIPYNDIAALEEVLNREAANIAAFLVEPIQGEAGVYVPDENFLKNASELCKKHNVLFIADEVQTGIARTGKLIACHHEDVQPDILILGKALSGGMYPVSAVLANDNIMNVIKPGQHGSTFGGNPIACAVAVAALDVVAEENLSERAEELGKLFRAEIEKLIEKTDLITKVRGKGLLNAILINDTPESSTAWNLCLQLKENGLLAKPTHGNIIRLAPPLVITEEQLLDCVKIIEKTILEFK from the coding sequence ATGTCAACAGCAGAACAAACAAAAAACTCACAGTATTTTATTGACCTTGAAGACAAACATGGAGCGCACAACTATCACCCACTTCCAGTAGTTCTGGACCGCGGAGAAGGTGTTTTCGTTTGGGATGTGGAGGGGAAAAGGTACTATGATTTTCTTTCAGCATATTCTGCTGTGAACCAGGGACATTCTCATCCTAAAATTGTAGGAGCCCTGGTAGAGCAGGCACAAAAGCTGGCTTTAACTTCAAGAGCGTTCTACAACTCCAAGTTAGGAGAATACGAACAAAAAATTACTAGTCTTTTTGGATTTGATAAAGTTTTACCTATGAACTCCGGGGCTGAAGCTGTGGAAACAGCTGTAAAATTAGCCAGAAAATGGAGCTATGAGGTGAAAGGAATTGCAGAAAACGCTGCAAAAATTATCGTTTGCGAAAACAATTTCCACGGAAGAACAACCACTATTGTTTCTTTCTCCAATGATCCGGATGCCAACCAGAACTACGGACCTTTTACCCCAGGATTTATTAAAATTCCTTACAATGATATTGCTGCTTTGGAGGAAGTCCTAAACAGAGAGGCCGCAAATATTGCGGCATTCCTTGTAGAGCCTATTCAGGGGGAAGCCGGAGTATATGTTCCGGATGAAAATTTTCTAAAAAATGCTTCTGAGCTGTGTAAAAAGCACAATGTTCTTTTTATTGCTGACGAAGTTCAGACCGGTATTGCAAGAACAGGAAAACTTATTGCATGCCACCATGAAGATGTGCAGCCGGATATCTTGATCTTGGGGAAAGCTCTTTCCGGAGGAATGTATCCTGTGTCAGCTGTTTTAGCGAATGACAACATTATGAATGTAATTAAGCCCGGACAACACGGTTCTACATTCGGAGGAAATCCTATTGCCTGCGCTGTAGCCGTTGCTGCACTGGATGTAGTAGCTGAAGAAAATCTATCTGAAAGAGCTGAAGAATTAGGGAAACTTTTCAGAGCTGAAATAGAGAAACTGATCGAAAAGACAGATCTTATCACCAAAGTAAGAGGAAAAGGCCTTTTAAATGCTATCCTTATCAATGATACTCCCGAAAGTTCCACTGCCTGGAATCTTTGTCTACAACTGAAAGAAAACGGATTGCTGGCAAAACCTACCCACGGCAATATCATAAGACTGGCACCACCATTGGTAATTACCGAAGAACAATTACTGGATTGTGTGAAGATTATTGAAAAGACTATTCTAGAGTTTAAATAG
- a CDS encoding glycosyltransferase family protein, protein MKICIISYDFWDYDKYIVETLCKRGIDAHHIKISTVTHSNFNERAVNALSKTFLNKNLKTEKRQKYVLDSLEKLGHQDQILVMNPDTFDLSTLKKIRKYTDRLVTYLYDNLERVPVEDKLYLFDKVFSFDHIDVKKHGFEKLTNYIYLPHCSEESQQPEMDLFYITSYDNRRVSLIKLLAKKLIELGLKFQIMIIGKKSWKHQLTNIFMTVPKNLFLIFSIKKIPHNDLPKYYKNSKVLLDLMREGQYGLSFRVFEAMALDKKIITDNEAIKTYDFYNPNNILILNKNISNLDKSFFEKPYEKIPEEIYYRYTLDSWVERVFQLS, encoded by the coding sequence ATGAAGATTTGTATCATTAGTTATGATTTTTGGGATTATGATAAGTATATTGTTGAAACATTATGCAAACGAGGTATTGATGCTCATCATATAAAGATCAGTACTGTTACTCATTCCAACTTTAATGAAAGGGCTGTAAATGCTCTCAGCAAAACTTTTTTAAATAAAAATCTCAAGACCGAAAAAAGACAGAAATACGTTCTGGACTCGCTTGAAAAATTAGGACATCAGGACCAGATACTGGTGATGAATCCTGATACGTTTGATCTTTCTACGCTTAAAAAAATCCGTAAATATACAGACCGCCTGGTTACCTACCTTTATGATAATCTTGAAAGAGTTCCTGTAGAAGATAAACTGTATCTTTTTGACAAAGTATTTTCCTTCGATCATATTGATGTTAAAAAACACGGATTCGAAAAATTAACGAATTATATTTACCTTCCGCACTGCTCAGAAGAAAGCCAACAACCCGAAATGGACCTTTTCTACATTACTTCTTATGATAACAGAAGGGTCTCACTCATCAAATTACTGGCTAAAAAACTGATTGAACTGGGACTTAAGTTTCAGATCATGATTATCGGAAAGAAATCATGGAAGCATCAGCTGACCAATATTTTCATGACGGTACCGAAAAATCTTTTCTTGATTTTCAGTATCAAAAAAATTCCGCATAATGATCTTCCCAAGTATTATAAAAACTCTAAAGTGTTACTGGACCTTATGCGTGAAGGGCAATACGGACTCAGCTTCAGAGTTTTTGAAGCCATGGCCCTTGATAAGAAAATCATTACTGATAACGAAGCCATTAAAACCTATGACTTTTACAATCCCAATAATATTTTGATTTTAAACAAAAATATTAGTAATCTTGACAAATCTTTCTTTGAAAAGCCTTACGAGAAAATTCCGGAAGAAATCTACTACAGATATACTTTGGATAGTTGGGTGGAGAGAGTTTTTCAATTATCTTAA
- a CDS encoding glycosyltransferase, with product MKVIRKILKKIVSISYGITVNNEADEIARLLNALLPSIDKNDEVIVLQDITHKNQQVADILDTFGNKIIRIEARLDGDFATFKNNLIKIAAKDYLFQIDADEIPEPSLIEEIKPYLFKKRKKDVFMVPRINIVNGITDEHIERWKWQVNDKGYINFPDYQHRIFKLNRGIKWENKVHEKLCNYKKIAGLPASDYSMCLLHIKEIKRQEQQNSFYDTIV from the coding sequence ATGAAAGTCATTAGAAAAATATTAAAAAAAATCGTAAGCATTTCTTATGGTATAACAGTGAATAACGAAGCTGATGAAATTGCCCGCCTTTTAAATGCTTTGCTCCCCTCCATAGATAAAAATGATGAGGTTATTGTGCTGCAGGATATTACTCATAAAAATCAACAAGTTGCAGATATCCTGGATACATTTGGCAACAAGATTATCCGGATAGAAGCACGGCTGGATGGAGACTTTGCAACCTTCAAAAATAATCTGATAAAAATTGCCGCTAAAGACTATTTGTTTCAAATTGATGCGGATGAGATCCCTGAACCTTCCCTGATAGAAGAAATAAAGCCTTATCTCTTTAAAAAAAGGAAAAAAGATGTTTTCATGGTTCCCAGAATCAATATTGTAAACGGAATTACCGATGAGCATATAGAGCGTTGGAAATGGCAGGTAAATGATAAAGGATATATTAATTTTCCGGATTATCAGCATCGTATTTTTAAACTTAACAGAGGTATCAAATGGGAGAATAAGGTGCATGAAAAACTTTGTAATTATAAAAAAATTGCAGGTCTTCCGGCATCAGATTATTCCATGTGTCTGCTCCATATTAAAGAAATTAAAAGACAGGAGCAGCAAAACTCTTTTTACGACACTATTGTATAA
- a CDS encoding glycosyltransferase family 2 protein, translated as MNISGLIITYNEEKNIQAVLESFDFCDEIIVVDSFSTDKTVEIAKKFPHVKVIQNKFEDFTKQRNLALDAATNDWVLFLDGDERITPALKQEIIDELKKTGQKDAYYFYRKFFFAQKPIHFSGTQSDKNFRLFRKSKARYMAGKKVHETLEVKGTIGVLKNKLLHYSVSDYESYKEKMIHYGVLKGKELAAKGKKYNVLVQYLKTAFKFFKAYIMRLGILDGKEGYQLSYLQSLSVYETYESLKKEQN; from the coding sequence ATGAATATAAGTGGTTTAATCATAACATATAATGAAGAAAAAAATATACAGGCTGTCCTTGAGTCCTTTGATTTTTGTGATGAAATAATAGTCGTTGACTCTTTTAGTACGGATAAAACTGTAGAAATTGCAAAGAAATTCCCGCATGTAAAAGTAATTCAGAATAAATTTGAAGACTTTACAAAGCAAAGAAATCTAGCTCTGGATGCTGCAACCAACGACTGGGTTTTATTTTTGGACGGTGATGAAAGAATTACGCCGGCCCTGAAGCAGGAAATCATTGATGAGCTGAAAAAAACCGGGCAAAAGGATGCCTACTATTTTTACAGGAAATTCTTTTTTGCCCAGAAACCTATACATTTTTCAGGAACTCAGTCTGATAAAAACTTCAGACTGTTCAGAAAATCGAAGGCCAGATATATGGCAGGTAAAAAGGTACACGAAACTCTGGAGGTGAAGGGGACCATCGGAGTTTTAAAAAATAAATTACTCCACTACTCCGTTTCAGATTATGAATCCTACAAAGAAAAAATGATTCATTACGGAGTTTTAAAGGGGAAAGAACTGGCTGCAAAAGGAAAAAAGTACAATGTTTTAGTTCAATATCTTAAAACAGCTTTTAAATTCTTTAAAGCCTATATAATGAGACTTGGAATTTTAGACGGAAAAGAAGGGTATCAGCTATCATACCTGCAATCTTTAAGTGTTTATGAAACCTATGAATCATTAAAAAAAGAGCAAAATTAG
- a CDS encoding polysaccharide deacetylase family protein yields MVLYLIPVVLAIFIVVYFRLYLFALPYNRLVILMYHQIEKESHEDLTVTLKNLEQQFSYLSRKKYTPHFFSELTLSSKKNIIITFDDGYKNNLEYLPSLLEKYNLKATIFIPTGFIENGYKNYPMMTFDEIRSLDKKYFEIALHSHAHVNLKDASVDFIEKDLKKNMQVLDAQNISYSKVLAYPYGKYPQKKEDKSAFFSILKKLGIDFAVRIGNKVNYYPTRHPYELCRIDIKGKDSIIKFKLKLIFGRLKLF; encoded by the coding sequence ATGGTTCTTTACCTGATTCCTGTTGTGTTGGCGATATTTATCGTCGTGTATTTCCGTCTGTATCTTTTTGCACTTCCTTATAACAGACTGGTTATCCTCATGTATCACCAGATTGAAAAAGAAAGCCATGAAGACCTTACAGTCACCTTAAAAAATCTTGAGCAGCAGTTTTCTTATCTGAGCCGTAAAAAATATACACCGCATTTTTTTTCAGAGCTTACTCTTTCATCAAAAAAGAATATTATAATCACCTTCGATGACGGATACAAAAATAACCTTGAATACCTGCCGTCCTTGCTAGAAAAATATAATCTGAAAGCAACTATTTTCATCCCAACCGGATTTATTGAAAATGGATATAAAAATTATCCGATGATGACCTTTGATGAAATCAGAAGTCTCGATAAAAAATACTTTGAGATTGCACTCCACAGCCATGCCCATGTAAATCTGAAAGATGCTTCTGTTGATTTTATAGAAAAAGATCTAAAAAAGAATATGCAGGTGCTGGATGCCCAAAACATCAGCTATTCCAAGGTTTTGGCATATCCTTATGGTAAATATCCTCAAAAAAAAGAGGATAAATCCGCTTTTTTTTCAATTTTAAAAAAATTAGGAATTGATTTTGCAGTAAGAATAGGAAATAAAGTGAATTATTATCCTACCCGGCATCCTTACGAGCTGTGTAGAATTGATATAAAAGGCAAAGATTCGATCATAAAATTCAAATTAAAACTTATCTTTGGCAGATTAAAACTATTTTAA
- a CDS encoding glycosyltransferase family 2 protein, whose amino-acid sequence MALSLAIITYNEEENIVRLLDSLTDIVDEIIIVDSFSTDKTKEICTQKYPQVKFFEKTFNGYGEQKNHALDLCSHEWVLFLDADEVPDAVLKKSIQKIVSSESKACNVYKAKFNNHLGIHLIRFGGWGNVYRERLFRKKYARYSDDKVHEFLITDQKACMMEGRLNHYTYKSIHHHVSKINKYSDMMAEKMFERGMKVKRFKIIVSPVFEFIKVFIFRLGFLDGFPGFYIAKTMSYYTFLKYIKLREKIRLSELKKHSR is encoded by the coding sequence ATGGCTCTTTCCCTTGCAATCATTACTTATAATGAAGAAGAGAACATCGTAAGACTTTTAGATTCATTAACAGACATCGTTGATGAAATCATCATTGTCGACAGCTTTTCAACAGATAAGACAAAAGAGATTTGCACTCAAAAATATCCTCAGGTAAAATTCTTTGAGAAAACATTTAACGGGTATGGTGAACAAAAAAACCATGCCCTTGATTTATGTTCCCACGAATGGGTTCTGTTTCTGGATGCAGATGAAGTTCCTGATGCAGTGCTGAAAAAATCCATACAAAAGATTGTTTCTTCTGAAAGCAAAGCGTGCAATGTGTATAAAGCGAAATTCAATAATCATCTGGGAATTCATCTGATCAGATTCGGAGGATGGGGAAATGTATACCGTGAAAGGCTGTTCAGAAAAAAATATGCAAGGTATTCTGATGATAAAGTTCATGAGTTTCTGATTACTGACCAGAAAGCCTGTATGATGGAGGGAAGGCTGAATCATTATACCTACAAAAGCATCCATCATCATGTCTCAAAAATCAATAAATATTCTGATATGATGGCTGAGAAAATGTTTGAAAGAGGAATGAAAGTCAAAAGATTTAAGATCATTGTAAGCCCGGTATTCGAGTTTATCAAGGTCTTTATTTTCAGACTTGGGTTTCTGGATGGATTTCCTGGCTTTTATATTGCTAAAACAATGTCTTACTATACCTTTTTAAAATATATTAAGCTTCGTGAAAAAATAAGATTGTCGGAATTGAAAAAACACAGTAGATAG
- a CDS encoding glycosyltransferase has product MKKAICLFIVGEKYQKIFNKSKVQFERYAQKCGADLIILDKPLDETFYRPLLSQKLLIPSQTRQYDIVLFLDLDIMISEKAPSVFEYLPENKYFGAVLDPRGTEEFNRTWGHIPRILEETSEIYFTDRHFETHPLLKGSINGGVFIFRPKKVADIFKDYYFSEHNQGELNSFEETPLAYISQINEWFEALPPEFNVQVMYKIKGTNKGNQIEAEEKNIPKFIKKYFYKKNEYCMLPTKTYKNFVRNIIAENYFVHFAGNYPIIYN; this is encoded by the coding sequence ATGAAAAAAGCAATATGCCTTTTTATAGTTGGAGAAAAATATCAGAAAATATTTAATAAAAGTAAGGTTCAGTTTGAGAGGTATGCACAAAAATGTGGAGCAGATTTAATCATTCTTGACAAGCCTTTGGATGAAACTTTTTATCGCCCTTTGTTATCCCAAAAATTATTGATACCATCTCAAACAAGGCAATACGATATTGTTTTGTTTTTGGATCTTGATATTATGATATCGGAAAAAGCACCATCTGTTTTTGAATATCTTCCCGAGAATAAATATTTTGGAGCAGTCCTTGATCCAAGGGGTACAGAAGAATTTAACAGGACATGGGGGCATATCCCAAGAATATTAGAAGAAACTTCCGAAATATATTTTACAGATAGGCATTTTGAAACTCATCCTTTATTAAAGGGAAGTATTAATGGAGGAGTATTTATTTTTCGCCCAAAGAAAGTGGCTGATATATTTAAAGACTATTATTTTTCTGAACATAATCAGGGAGAATTGAATAGCTTTGAGGAAACTCCCTTGGCATATATCTCTCAAATCAATGAATGGTTTGAAGCGCTGCCCCCTGAATTTAATGTTCAGGTTATGTATAAAATAAAAGGAACCAATAAAGGAAATCAGATTGAGGCTGAAGAGAAAAATATTCCAAAATTCATAAAAAAGTATTTTTATAAAAAGAATGAATACTGTATGCTTCCTACAAAAACATATAAAAACTTTGTAAGAAATATTATTGCAGAAAATTATTTTGTTCACTTTGCAGGTAACTACCCGATAATTTATAATTAA
- a CDS encoding glycosyltransferase family 4 protein: MSIKVILDADVIADFYKDNRTGIFRVTLAFFRELIKSNGIDAFYSHLSVFHNETSTKEIDHFFSENSLSVKKANQRYRRPFLPFRKEKLFRHFYYKMGIYNYKNIHFEEVFSQAEIFHSFYYPINNEIRKYENLKKVVTIHDLIPIMFPDLHFNATLIENIIESIGKDGYAVCVSENTKRDLLNYAPHLNPEHVFVNLLAASDSLFYVCDNAEKFNSVKEKYNLPEKYFLSVGTLEPRKNVDFVIRNFIKVIKENNIEDLGLVLVGAKGWDYDKIFDEYNNAHELKDKIIITGRVPDEDLASLYSHAHSFYYMSFYEGFGLPPLEAMQCGVATVTSNTSSLPEVVGDAGIMLSPDDDESLSQTMLNLYADEDLRKEYSEKGLERSKLFSWKKSADGLVAIYQKISNNN, encoded by the coding sequence ATGAGTATAAAAGTAATTTTAGACGCAGATGTTATAGCAGATTTCTACAAGGATAACAGGACCGGAATTTTCAGGGTTACTTTGGCCTTTTTTCGGGAATTAATTAAGAGTAATGGCATAGATGCATTCTATTCTCACCTGAGTGTATTTCATAACGAGACCTCTACAAAAGAAATTGATCATTTTTTTTCTGAAAATTCCCTGTCAGTAAAAAAGGCTAACCAGAGATACAGAAGGCCTTTTTTACCGTTTAGAAAAGAAAAGCTTTTCCGTCACTTTTACTATAAAATGGGAATTTATAATTATAAAAACATCCATTTTGAAGAGGTTTTTAGCCAGGCTGAAATTTTTCATTCTTTTTATTATCCCATTAATAATGAGATCAGGAAGTATGAAAATCTAAAAAAAGTGGTTACCATCCATGATCTGATACCAATTATGTTCCCGGATCTGCACTTTAATGCAACGCTTATAGAAAATATAATAGAAAGTATAGGAAAGGATGGATATGCTGTCTGCGTCTCAGAAAACACAAAAAGAGATTTGCTTAATTACGCGCCTCATCTCAACCCTGAACATGTATTTGTTAATTTACTGGCAGCCTCAGACTCTCTTTTTTATGTGTGTGACAATGCTGAAAAATTTAACTCGGTAAAAGAAAAATATAATCTTCCGGAAAAGTACTTTTTAAGTGTAGGAACTTTAGAGCCACGCAAAAATGTAGATTTTGTAATCCGTAATTTTATTAAAGTTATAAAAGAAAATAATATTGAGGATTTAGGGCTGGTGCTAGTAGGTGCTAAAGGGTGGGATTATGATAAAATTTTTGATGAGTACAATAATGCACATGAATTAAAAGATAAAATTATCATTACAGGAAGGGTACCGGATGAAGATCTTGCCAGTTTGTATAGTCATGCTCACTCATTTTATTACATGTCTTTTTATGAAGGCTTTGGGTTGCCTCCTTTAGAGGCTATGCAGTGTGGTGTGGCAACTGTTACATCTAATACTTCATCTTTGCCGGAAGTCGTGGGAGATGCTGGAATTATGCTGAGCCCGGATGATGATGAATCACTATCGCAAACAATGCTGAATTTATATGCAGATGAGGATTTGAGAAAAGAATATTCAGAAAAAGGATTGGAGCGCTCTAAGCTGTTTTCCTGGAAAAAAAGTGCAGATGGACTGGTTGCAATTTATCAGAAAATTAGTAATAATAATTGA
- a CDS encoding Crp/Fnr family transcriptional regulator, with protein MTSAIQEKLAETLQISMERAKEFLDICYIITYDKNKMIEPKNGVFDRLGLILNGAVRIYYINEKGEDISYLLQVNNDVIGDYASYITGKKSMAVIQALLKTEVLYFNKKDVEILIQKDIFWLGLAKRISDLAFLDAKQRLDELFFYTPEERYLNLLKKSPEILNKIPQKYISSYLGITPQSLSRIRKRIY; from the coding sequence ATGACATCAGCAATACAGGAGAAATTAGCAGAGACACTTCAGATTTCTATGGAGCGTGCGAAGGAATTTTTGGATATTTGCTATATCATAACTTATGATAAAAACAAAATGATAGAACCTAAAAATGGAGTATTCGATCGTTTAGGACTCATTTTGAATGGCGCCGTCCGGATTTATTACATCAACGAGAAAGGCGAAGATATCAGCTATCTTTTACAGGTGAATAATGACGTAATTGGTGATTACGCAAGCTATATTACCGGAAAAAAATCAATGGCTGTTATACAGGCTCTTCTAAAAACTGAAGTTTTATATTTTAATAAAAAAGATGTTGAGATTTTAATTCAGAAAGATATTTTCTGGCTTGGGCTGGCAAAACGCATATCCGATTTAGCTTTTCTGGATGCAAAACAAAGGCTGGACGAGCTGTTTTTTTATACACCGGAAGAACGTTATCTCAATCTCCTGAAAAAGTCACCCGAAATTCTGAACAAAATTCCACAGAAATATATTTCGTCCTATTTAGGAATTACACCACAATCGCTAAGCAGAATCCGGAAAAGAATTTACTAA
- a CDS encoding glycosyltransferase, with protein MGIKRKIKNYVYLKRHYPLSVKDITPDPNKKNVLIVDSQIPTFDKDSASNRITEIAKFLAKHYNVYLMDWRKAIPKLESKKYIQNLNDHNVIVYTPFIGKYGIMKGKKHFINKLLPKLDFVWCHRPELFEHYLDFFRKKAPQAKIVYDMVDIHYLRMERGLEIKYDKNRAKELVYYKHIETELCKQADKIAVISDKEKEFMTSFVDPSKLFTVSNVHNLKVKPEDMPPFEKREGIFFIGTFLHDPNVDAVEILYHQIMPLVWKILPDLKITIIGSEAPESIEKMNSDRFEIAGFVEDVIPYYKKCFASVSPLRFGAGVKGKIGQALEYTLPVLTTEIGAEGMFLENGVTALISGNEDYQKFADNIIEICTNEATWNTLHNNSEKAIYPFSIEAQREEIFELLK; from the coding sequence ATGGGTATCAAAAGAAAAATTAAAAATTATGTATATTTAAAAAGGCATTATCCTTTATCTGTAAAGGACATTACTCCTGATCCTAATAAAAAGAATGTTCTCATTGTAGACAGCCAGATTCCTACCTTTGATAAAGATTCAGCATCAAATAGAATTACCGAAATTGCAAAATTTCTGGCAAAACATTATAATGTGTATCTGATGGACTGGCGAAAAGCTATTCCTAAGCTTGAATCAAAAAAATATATACAAAACCTTAATGACCATAATGTAATTGTTTACACCCCTTTCATAGGGAAATATGGCATTATGAAAGGCAAAAAACATTTTATTAATAAGCTGCTGCCAAAGCTGGATTTTGTGTGGTGTCACAGACCCGAGCTTTTTGAACATTATTTAGATTTTTTCAGAAAAAAAGCTCCGCAAGCCAAGATTGTTTATGATATGGTAGACATCCATTATCTTAGAATGGAAAGAGGTCTTGAAATAAAATATGATAAGAACAGAGCCAAAGAGCTGGTATATTACAAGCACATAGAAACTGAACTTTGCAAGCAGGCTGATAAAATAGCGGTAATAAGTGATAAAGAAAAAGAGTTTATGACCTCTTTTGTGGATCCTTCCAAACTTTTTACAGTAAGTAATGTTCATAACTTAAAAGTGAAACCGGAAGATATGCCGCCATTTGAAAAACGTGAAGGTATTTTCTTTATCGGAACTTTTTTGCATGATCCTAATGTGGATGCGGTAGAAATTCTTTATCATCAGATCATGCCTTTGGTGTGGAAAATTTTACCAGATCTCAAAATCACCATTATCGGTTCAGAAGCTCCTGAATCTATTGAGAAAATGAATTCTGACAGGTTTGAAATTGCCGGCTTTGTAGAAGATGTTATTCCTTATTACAAAAAATGTTTTGCTTCGGTTTCACCACTAAGGTTTGGAGCCGGCGTGAAAGGTAAAATCGGTCAGGCTTTGGAATATACTCTTCCTGTATTAACGACAGAGATTGGTGCTGAAGGTATGTTTTTGGAAAACGGGGTGACAGCCTTAATTTCAGGAAACGAAGATTATCAAAAATTCGCAGATAACATTATTGAAATCTGCACTAATGAAGCTACCTGGAATACTCTGCATAATAACTCTGAGAAAGCCATCTATCCATTTTCTATTGAAGCTCAGAGAGAAGAAATTTTTGAACTGCTTAAATAA